In a genomic window of Aricia agestis chromosome 2, ilAriAges1.1, whole genome shotgun sequence:
- the LOC121739907 gene encoding WD repeat and FYVE domain-containing protein 3 isoform X2: MNLMRKLRGASASTSSESAEAASTSSHVQLGLMHLKKLFAEYTHPPQPLSESEKDDKLYNMLPLFCKVFGTSPSSDMNEKFWDILSFCQQVSKLMVSEIRKRASNQSTEAASCAIAKFLEIENSEESSNGWMLLSTLNLLAAGDHSLIQVMTTAAIPSTLVKCLYLFFDLPEIPESEADIQDDNSEFTPRERRILLQKIFVQVLVRLSSHPFPCEELARKDDLSLLFSAITSWCAPYNIMWRKSAAEVLMTLSRHGLTPAVVQYIHNKGCVALCIENMQKIPELTPLEVVEMFVAVFCFLKDSSEVSQLLLDDFRSCQGYLFLSEFLLKLEEERVSGTEARAALRNLVLMISSLCACGFSELRPTRANTELFQLQGFVLPQPSAAGQAVRNVQAFQVLQSVFLKSTSPALCCTILDAISSVYHADNANYFILENQNTLSQFSEKIYMKNAEIQEKFFELLEFIVFQLNFVPCKELISLSLLLKANKSKSCSILCIKTLLNILKHNPIFKDVYREVGMLEVFVTCLTRYAVYLKDKQLLEEEKAKQDGDRANEMAGSPKVPERRKRQSRQDSLIQDPNADTEEEELGSLVMDGLTALLNGNVNNCNVFRECGGAKCVHGMVIHESCRSKALGVVRELIVSGSGEEDMAALLCGMHAAPASAATLKLHVLRALLVCLRDSHRTRTIFRKVSGFVYVTGVLVSLEGKLKGDEPMDRDMLQLIHIVFYTISTAMRFEPANAKFFHHEICMTTLYETIRLLGCFTDDTELLNDTEPGDPELYEVFHEIFTGNILEMTFPDKVPAVFVHACVVLRLLYDVALDAFDKPNFCGSLDVKSPSLTRQGSAINEIKPAGRATSLNLTSGGSNNEAWIVHSGVVIVLAKLLPAMPRPPEHEKHARAIRDYLAHVLKSLVRSERNQQVMCGAGLAGVVLRVCGCALRAERHPLHAPAMYVLERLAAHALRPHELRDFLRMGNPLNCQAPEPGQVWQPGGPVPLTRIKTLVSMTTPRDYRSQNSCTLPPFVEFDMSAEGFGCLYLPSIAPQSANLNALGTQDTATLGGIGSGDRVFPPQTGLTYSTWICVEKYSDPRTDPHCVRLLTLVRNINNSRDEHLVCLTVVLSARDKAIIVSTQETLVPHNVGEWEPEGTGECGARVWCPDLQHEGQWHHLALLFNRAVLKNSSFSLYLDGQHMHSGKLHYVSANPGGGAATLSGASSVYCVVGTPPQWRRYSRLVWRQGPALLLEDVLPAQTISVIYQLGPHYVGTLQAPMLPGPNQEPLAPLIAEEKVVFGINARALSQLTLAKIRKVYSKNDNKAIAKQLGMSSHENATPIRILHNSAGHLMGPARCLGGTVVGYLGVRVFCPKPAAIMIDTVGGCSVLLGLIAMAQDVECLYAGVKALVCVVRSNKAAQAEMDRRKGYQTLAMLLKRKKQLLNSHILHLVFGLVGTVDSQKETSSIPNLTAFQDLICDLEVWLGAPGGLIKSLLEHLLELATETAHRTHNLRTMRELQLVPKILYIVNDVKVASTKNVLIHLLTALLGGQPRPSDLLCLGQFMAYTLPLPSQTEKEIDIKDGEFDTEGECDSIILRNKCLSVLHGLLFTQRNLVNSIVCEEISRVLGMDWLLSFMQENVHPSSVLWALRILVILCSGQGQQSGILQRFREGAGTGGWLRHTEPAARAAGVLLAGTQPAPNSHLHAPLLYMPGFTLLAWSCLYHLDIPELYYLLFGLALGQPARATAGERALSVERVWAAAWGAAAPQRQSAAALAARISLSPEPVVILLAAARALVHDPARTGPDAPAWRADHPLAIVQVLFSLYNTLPDFVTLVMSAEVLTALASILFPPNTTDDIHMPAICESGDSSGASTPGTEDPPALGAGAALTTHPVRTAVMDFLRVVVLDSLPLSVSAKSAPTADTVQATMFCTPCSFATSRSYFFSVIDLVLDASPVNSTSQQQIEYQTEVLTTIMENLLNTELFSSETNISNVCYLAARLVDKLWQGQLSRDPHEVFDFLVKLLTQAKKKSSVISLEGLHHCLNRAILYLLSRSTESIADQMSVLEALHKLTTNRLLIFGAGNHEPEFIGCLTYCLLQLSANMKIALDSHMRTTWHVNPSGDLESQDDKLTAHQGRNLMAGAARRVWEELYACKKPAIEEVFKVTLACGAAKAPALPAVRDQIADAAAKLWLAYLDAERKAVYRVPWELHNQIQSKIQKVTGGLTRLASRTKVKKEESVKQRSHLPREHALAYMQDHVQLVRAAWVSGAAARASTAAHTTRYVQAEWASAWRELVRERGLWGPPTASPLDKWALHCTEGPARMRKQLRRNPAFYTHYPHRPELERSNNKQLKYKVAQSRDSKEYYRVYQQWRSVSTYGETDVIETTEIQSYEEDINTSTNKEQISIEVANEDGSPSDLVSSGVVSKGTIQSIDANEDGPDVEDEDEQQPLPPDNQTLLRLLEHHEKISHMFRCARIQGLDTTEGLLLFGREHCYVIDGFTLLRNREIRDLDGCPEDYEPILPSQGIQRSNQRQCSKFLYEDIREVHKRRYLLQPIALEVFSSDGRNYLLAFPRKVRNKVYSRFTALATGMADSAAGSVAGQRRGVAVEQPAGLLASLIGDTSVTQRWLRGEITNFQYLMHLNSLAGRSYNDLMQYPVFPWILADYDSLELDLTNPATFRDLTKPMGAQSPDRLEQFRKRYKEWDDPHGETPPYHYGTHYSSAMIVCSYLVRMEPFTQHFLRLQGGHFDLADRMFHSIKEAWNSASKHNMADVKELIPEFFYLPEFLLNSNNFDLGSKQSGVALGDVVLPPWARGDPREFIRVHRAALESDYVSHRLHHWIDLVFGYKQAGPPAVEACNVFHHLFYEGNVDIYNIDDPLKKNATIGFINNFGQIPKQLFKKAHPSKKMSQRSSTILDPNNIIPSQGITPPEKLFFHNLENLRPSLQPVKEVKGPVGQILYTDKAILAVEQNKVLMPPTYNKYVAWGFADHSLRIGNYDNDKAVFVCESVAQACGEIVACVCLSDKTIVTAGTSTVVTVWQYWARRRKLSVKTCLYGHSDAVTCLAASPAYNLVVSGSRDGLLLVWDVERGAYVRQLKPPIATVSLPPVSALAIDDITGDIATCAGSWLHVWSINGTLLGGADAGGERAQILCVAFSQTREWDPLNVVITGSGDGVVRMWSIEYVLKTDDHDTTAEIDEADSLQKDKTLESGEQTTLEIDSVDKEDESQSKTETESERDAALKRVEALVKQMSLSQEQEVHLTKSGSESSLSDVGETTSAKESARRHDEKDICSDEETHTDHVDSCEEGKEYDNEKDTGADRDDTSADRDDTNADRDDAIADKDNVTHRTKLQKQGNVVLRRKSKTNPLYRKSGGSIGDSSESGSVDMAVPAEGEGGLRPSKSDTSLTDSFVVLAAPEPAPPPAPRPVAEPAPEGGQWVRRLVLRGKLTMHTAFERRDNATPAAVTALAAARSGRGLAVGDGRGRIFRWSAPDMTSAAGAKGGPADHWIRDDTAPFCTQCQVRFTALERRHHCRECGAVFCGRCSRYEAPVRRLRALRPVRVCQRCHDNIHASRD; the protein is encoded by the exons GTGCTTGTGAGACTATCCAGTCACCCATTTCCCTGTGAAGAGTTGGCGAGGAAAGATGACTTAAGTTTGCTCTTCTCTGCTATTACATCTTGGTGTGCtccgtataatattatgtggagaAAGTCTGCTGCAGAAGTGCTGATGACATTGTCTAGACATGGATTAACACCAGCTGTTGTGCAATACATACACA ATAAAGGATGTGTTGCATTGTGCAtagaaaatatgcaaaaaatacCAGAATTGACACCATTAGAG GTGGTGGAGATGTTTGTAGCAGTGTTTTGTTTTCTGAAAGATTCCAGTGAAGTTAGTCAACTGCTCTTAGATGATTTCAGATCATGTCAAGGATATTTGTTTCTATCAGAATTTCTTCTAAA GCTGGAAGAGGAAAGAGTGAGCGGGACAGAAGCCAGAGCTGCTTTGCGGAATTTGGTTCTAATGATATCGTCGCTCTGCGCCTGTGGGTTCTCAGAGCTAAGACCAACTCGGGCTAACACAGAACTATTCCAACTGCAAGGTTTTGTACTGCCTCAGCCGTCAGCTGCGGGACAGGCAGTAAGGAATGTTCAAGCATTTCAG GTTCTGCAGTCTGTGTTTTTAAAGTCCACTTCCCCAGCTTTATGCTGCACTATTCTTGATGCGATTTCGAGCGTATATCACGCCGATAACgctaattattttatactagaaaACCAAAACACACTGAGTCAGTTCTCCGAGAAAATCTACatgaaaaatgctgaaatacAAGAGAAGTTCTTTGAACTACTAGAGTTTATAGTTTTTCAACTAAATTTTGTACCTTGTAAGGAATTGATATCGTTGTCGCTGCTGCTCAAAGCTAATAAATCAAAGAGCTGTAGTATTTTGTGTATAAAAACTCTTCTAAATATtcttaa GCACAACCCCATCTTCAAAGACGTATACCGGGAAGTGGGGATGCTCGAAGTATTCGTGACGTGTCTCACGCGCTACGCCGTCTATCTCAAGGACAAACAACTCCTGGAGGAGGAAAAAGCTAAACAAGATGGCGACCGGGCGAACGAAATGGCGGGCTCGCCGAAAGTTCCAGAGAGGAGAAAAAGACAGTCGCGTCAGGATTCCCTGATCCAGGATCCAAATGCTGATACCGAGGAGGAAGAACTGGGGTCTCTCGTCATGGACGGCTTGACGGCACTGCTGAATGGCAACGTCAACAACTGCAACGTGTTTCGGGAGTGCGGAGGAGCGAAGTGCGTACACGGCATGGTCATACACGAGTCCTGCAGGAGTAAGGCGTTGG GTGTGGTTCGCGAGCTAATAGTGAGCGGTTCGGGCGAAGAGGACATGGCGGCGCTGTTGTGCGGCATGCACGCCGCGCCCGCCAGCGCCGCGACGCTCAAGCTGCACGTGCTGCGTGCGCTGCTCGTGTGTCTACGTGACTCGCACCGCACTAGGACTATATTTAGAAAG GTCAGCGGTTTCGTCTATGTGACCGGTGTGCTGGTTTCACTGGAAGGGAAGTTGAAAGGTGATGAACCTATGGATCGGGATATGTTGCAACTTATCCACATAGTGTTCTACACTATCAGCACAGCCATGAGATTTGAGCCGGCAAATGCAAAGTTTTTTCATCATGAG atatgTATGACGACACTATATGAGACCATACGCCTGTTGGGCTGTTTCACCGACGATACGGAACTCCTGAATGACACAGAACCCGGTGATCCAGAACTGTATGAGGTGTTTCATGAGATATTCACAGGAAACATCTTAGAAATGAC ATTTCCCGACAAAGTTCCTGCGGTGTTTGTGCACGCGTGTGTAGTGCTGCGGCTACTGTACGATGTAGCGTTGGACGCGTTCGACAAGCCTAATTTCTGCGGCTCGCTGGACGTCAAATCGCCCAGTTTGACGAGACAGGGTTCGGCAATTAATGAG atCAAACCGGCCGGTCGTGCTACATCGTTAAATCTGACATCAGGCGGCTCAAACAATGAGGCGTGGATAGTGCACTCGGGCGTCGTGATCGTTCTGGCCAAACTGCTGCCCGCTATGCCCCGCCCACCCGAGCACGAGAAACATGCGAGAGCTATTAGAGACTATCTCGCGCATGTTTTGAAGAGCCTTGTGAGGAG TGAGCGCAATCAACAAGTAATGTGCGGCGCCGGCCTGGCTGGCGTGGTTTTGCGTGTGTGTGGGTGTGCGTTACGAGCGGAGCGTCATCCGCTTCACGCGCCCGCCATGTACGTGCTCGAGCGTCTTGCCGCGCACGCGCTGCGTCCGCATGAACTCag GGATTTTCTTCGAATGGGCAATCCATTGAATTGCCAAGCTCCCGAGCCCGGGCAAGTGTGGCAACCTGGTGGGCCGGTGCCTCTTACGAGAATCAAAACATTAGTGTCTATGACCACACCTCGCGATTACAG GTCACAAAATTCGTGCACTCTTCCGCCATTCGTGGAATTCGACATGTCTGCCGAAGGTTTTGGATGTCTGTATCTACCGAGCATAGCGCCGCAGTCTGCAAATTTGAACGCATTGGGCACGCAAGATACAGCTACACTCGGCGGCATTGGATCAG GTGACCGAGTCTTCCCGCCGCAAACCGGCCTCACATATTCCACGTGGATATGCGTGGAGAAGTACTCCGACCCGCGTACCGACCCGCACTGCGTCCGCCTGCTGACGCTCGTACGCAACATCAACAACAGCCGCGACGAACACCTCGTATGTCTGACGGTTGTGTTATCTGCCAGAGATAAGGCGATTATCGTGTCGACACAAGAGACTCTGGTTCCGCATA ACGTGGGCGAGTGGGAGCCGGAGGGCACGGGCGAGTGCGGCGCGCGCGTGTGGTGCCCGGACCTGCAGCATGAGGGACAGTGGCACCATCTCGCGCTGCTCTTCAACCGCGCTGTACTCAAGAACTCCTCGTTCTCGCTGTATCTTGatg GCCAGCACATGCACTCGGGCAAGCTGCACTACGTGAGCGCGAACCCGGGTGGCGGCGCGGCGACGTTGTCGGGCGCGTCGAGCGTATACTGCGTCGTGGGCACCCCGCCGCAGTGGCGTCGCTACTCGCGCCTCGTGTGGAGGCAGGGGCCCGCTCTGCTCCTAGAAGAC GTGCTACCAGCTCAGACGATATCAGTAATTTATCAGCTCGGTCCTCACTACGTAGGCACATTACAAGCTCCTATGTTACCTGGACCTAACCAAGAACCGCTTGCGCCGTTGATCGCAGAAGAGAAAGTAGTTTTTGGCATAAACGCCCGTGCTTTATCTCAATTGACTCTAGCTAAGATACGCAAAGTTTACAGCAAGAATGATAATAAAGCTATAGCGAAACAGCTCGGCATGTCGTCCCATGAGAATGCGACTCCTATAAGGATCCTACATAACTCCGCTGGTCATCTTATGGGGCCGGCGCGGTGCTTGGGTGGCACTGTTGTTGGCTATTTGGGCGTGAGGGTATTCTGTCCCAAGCCTGCAGCTATAATG ATTGATACCGTTGGTGGATGTTCAGTTCTTTTGGGGCTAATAGCAATGGCCCAAGACGTAGAGTGTTTGTATGCTGGTGTCAAGGCACTAGTATGCGTGGTACGGTCCAACAAAGCGGCTCAAGCCGAGATGGACCGGCGAAAAGGTTATCAAACATTAGCCATGTTATTGAAAAGGAAGAAGCAACTGCTCAACTCACACATATTGCATTTAGTATTTGGACTTGTCGGTACAGTTGATAGCCAGAAAGAAACGTCGTCGATTCCAAATTTAACAGCATTTCAG gaTCTCATCTGTGACTTGGAAGTCTGGCTCGGGGCACCGGGTGGTCTTATTAAATCCTTACTGGAGCATCTACTGGAACTAGCCACGGAAACCGCACACAGAACGCACAATCTCCGCACAATGAGGGAACTTCAGTTGGTCCCGAAAATTCTCTACATAGTCAATGACGTCAAAGTCGCAAGCACAAAGAACGTTCTTATACACCTACTAACTGCCCTCCTAGGGGGTCAGCCTAGACCCAGCGACCTGTTATGCTTGGGTCAATTTATGGCGTACACTTTACCACTTCCGTCGCAAACAGAGAAAGAAATAGACATAAAAGATGGTGAATTTGACACCGAAGGCGAATGTGacagtattattttaagaaataaatgcCTGAGTGTACTACATGGTCTGCTGTTTACACAGAGGAATTTAGTTAATTCCATTGTATGCGAGGAGATATCGAGAGTGCTCGGTATGGATTGGCTGCTCAGTTTCATGCAAGAGAATGTTCACCCGAGCTCTGTGCTGTGGGCTCTGAGAATACTGGTTATTCTCTGCTCAGGACAAGGCCAACAGTCCGGTATATTACAACg ATTTCGTGAGGGTGCGGGCACGGGCGGATGGTTGCGTCACACGGAGCCGGCTGCGCGCGCTGCGGGCGTACTACTGGCGGGCACGCAGCCGGCACCTAACTCGCATCTGCACGCTCCGTTGTTATACATGCCTGGATTTACGTTGCTCGCATG GTCGTGTCTATACCACCTCGATATACCAGAGTTATACTACTTACTATTCGGCCTGGCTTTGGGCCAGCCGGCGCGAGCCACGGCTGGGGAACGCGCCCTAAGTGTCGAGCGTGTATGGGCGGCGGCGTGGGGTGCAGCCGCACCGCAGCGGCAATCCGCAGCGGCGCTTGCAGCAAGAATATCGTTGAGTCCCGAGCCCGTAGTGATATTACTCGCGGCTGCGCGTGCGCTCGTCCACGATCCTGCACGCACAGGCCCGGACGCGCCGGCGTGGAGGGCCGACCATCCGCTAGCTATTGTCCAg GTTCTCTTCTCTCTATACAACACATTACCGGATTTCGTGACTCTAGTGATGAGTGCCGAAGTTCTTACGGCACTGGCCTCGATACTCTTTCCACCAAACACAACGGATGATATACACATGC CGGCCATATGCGAGAGCGGCGACAGTTCTGGCGCGTCGACGCCGGGTACGGAGGACCCGCCCGCTCTGGGTGCGGGCGCGGCGCTCACCACGCACCCCGTGCGTACCGCTGTCATGGACTTCCTGCGCGTCGTCGTGTTAGACTCGCTACCGTTGAGCGTGTCGGCTAAGTCTGCACCG ACCGCTGACACAGTGCAAGCGACAATGTTTTGTACGCCATGTAGTTTCGCCACGTCAAGATCGTATTTCTTTAGC GTAATCGATCTTGTATTGGATGCATCACCTGTAAATTCAACAAGTCAACaacaaatagaatatcaaacagAGGTTTTGACGACAATAATGGAAAATCTACTGAACACGGAACTATTTAGTTCAGAGACTAATATATCTAATGTTTGCTACTTGGCTGCAAGGCTAGTTGATAAACTATGGCAGGGGCAACTTTCGAGAGATCCACATGAG GTATTTGATTTCTTAGTAAAATTACTAACTCAAGCGAAAAAGAAGTCATCTGTAATATCATTGGAAGGCCTACATCATTGCCTCAATCGGGCAATTCTGTATTTATTGTCGCGCTCCACTGAGTCTATTGCTGACCAAATGTCGGTTTTGGAAGCTTTACATAAACTGACTACAAATAG GTTACTAATATTTGGAGCGGGTAATCATGAGCCAGAATTTATTGGCTGTTTAACTTACTGCTTGCTGCAACTGAGCGCAAATATGAAGATTGCTCTGGACTCGCACATGCGTACCACGTGGCATGTTAATCCTAGTGGAGATTTGGAGTCACAGGATGACAAACTTACAGCCCATCAAG GTCGTAATCTAATGGCGGGTGCGGCGCGGCGTGTATGGGAGGAGCTATATGCGTGCAAGAAGCCCGCTATAGAGGAGGTGTTCAAGGTCACGCTCGCTTGCGGCGCCGCGAAAGCACCCGCGTTACCGGCCGTACGAGACCAAATCGCAGACGCCGCCGCTAAACTGTGGCTCGCCTATCTAGACGCTGAGAGGAAG GCTGTTTATCGCGTACCATGGGAGCTACATAACCAAATACAGTCGAAGATACAGAAGGTGACCGGTGGGCTGACTCGACTAGCGTCGCGGACTAAAGTCAAGAAAGAAGAATCAGTGAAACAGAGATCTCATCTGCCCCGAGAACACGCTCTAGCGTATATGCAGGATCATGTTCAATTAGTGAG GGCCGCATGGGTGAGCGGTGCGGCGGCGCGGGCCAGCACGGCTGCGCATACAACACGTTACGTACAAGCAGAATGGGCCAGCGCATGGCGGGAGTTGGTTCGAGAGCGAGGTCTGTGGGGACCGCCCACCGCGTCGCCGCTCGACAAGTGGGCGTTACACTGCACCGAGGGGCCCGCGCGCATGCGCAAACAACTGCGCCGCAACCCCGCCTTCTACACGCACTACCCGCATCGCCCGGAGCTTGAGCGCTCTAACAAC AAACAACTGAAATACAAAGTGGCGCAGAGCCGAGACAGTAAGGAGTACTACAGAGTGTACCAACAGTGGCGCAGCGTCAGCACCTACGGCGAAACCGACGTTATAGAGACGACAGAAATACAGAGCTATGAAGAAGATATTAACACATCCAC GAATAAAGAACAAATCTCCATAGAAGTAGCCAATGAAGATGGTTCGCCTTCGGATTTAGTTAGCAGCGGTGTCGTGAGCAAAGGGACGATCCAGTCAATAGATG caaaCGAAGATGGACCAGACGTTGAAGATGAGGATGAACAGCAACCTCTGCCTCCGGACAACCAGACACTACTCAGGCTGTTGGAACACCATGAAAAG ATATCACACATGTTCAGATGTGCTCGTATACAAGGTCTCGATACCACGGAAGGTCTTTTGCTGTTTGGTCGGGAGCATTGCTACGTCATCGATGGGTTCACTCTCCTAAGAAATAGAGAGATAAGAGACTTGGACGGATGTCCTGAGGACTACGAGCCAATATTACCTAGTCAGGGCATTCAGCGCAGCAACCAGAGACAATGCTCTAAGTTCTTATACGAGGACATAAG ggAAGTACACAAGAGAAGATATCTACTGCAACCAATAGCACTCGAAGTTTTTTCCAGTGACGGTCGTAATTACTTACTCGCTTTCCCGAGGAAAGTTAGAAATAAG GTATATAGCCGGTTCACGGCGCTAGCGACGGGCATGGCGGACAGTGCGGCGGGCTCGGTGGCGGGTCAGCGTCGCGGCGTGGCTGTCGAGCAACCCGCTGGGTTACTGGCCTCGCTCATCGGTGACACCTCTGTTACGCAGCGGTGGCTG AGAGGAGAAATAACGAACTTCCAATACCTGATGCATTTGAATTCTCTGGCGGGTCGATCCTACAACGATCTCATGCAGTACCCAGTGTTCCCGTGGATCCTCGCTGACTACGATTCGTTGGAGTTAGATCTTACTAATCCCGCCACGTTTCGTGATCTCACAAAGCCAATGGGTGCTCAGAGTCCAGATAGGCTTGAGCAGTTTAGGAAACGATATAAG GAATGGGACGATCCTCACGGTGAAACTCCACCATATCATTACGGCACGCATTATTCTTCAGCCATGATAGTATGCTCTTACCTGGTACGAATGGAACCGTTTACTCAACATTTTCTAAGGCTCCAAGGTGGCCATTTTGACTTGGCGGACAG AATGTTCCACTCCATTAAAGAAGCATGGAACTCAGCATCTAAACACAATATGGCAGATGTGAAAGAATTAATACCGGAGTTCTTTTACTTGCCCGAATTCCTACTCAACTCTAACAATTTTGATTTAG GGTCCAAACAGTCTGGCGTCGCTCTAGGCGATGTCGTCTTACCGCCGTGGGCTCGCGGCGATCCGCGCGAATTCATACGCGTGCACCGCGCGGCGCTTGAGTCCGACTACGTGTCGCACCGCCTGCATCACTGGATAGACCTCGTGTTCGGGTATAAACAGGCCGGCCCACCCGCTGTCGAGGCCTGCAATGTGTTCCACCATCTGTTCTACGAAGGAAATGTCGATATTTACAA TATCGATGATCCACTAAAGAAGAATGCTACAATCGGATTTATTAACAACTTCGGCCAAATACCAAAGCAGCTTTTCAAAAAAGCGCACCCGAGCAAAAAGATGTCCCAACGAAGTTCCACAATACTAGATccgaataatattataccatccCAAGGCATCACTCCGCCTGAGAAGTTGTTCTTCCATAACTTAGAGAATTTAAGGCCTTCTTTGCAGCCAGTCAAAG AGGTAAAAGGTCCTGTCGGTCAAATCCTTTACACGGACAAGGCTATACTGGCAGTGGAACAGAATAAAGTGTTGATGCCGCCAACCTACAACAAATACGTGGCGTGGGGCTTCGCGGACCATTCCCTGCGTATCGGCAACTATGATAATGATAAGGCTGTATTCGTTTGTGAGTCCGTCGCGCAGGCTTGCGGGGAAATCGTCGCGTGCGTCTGTTTGTCCGATAAGACCATTGTCACGGCTGGTACCAGCACT GTGGTGACAGTATGGCAGTACTGGGCGCGCCGGCGGAAGCTATCAGTAAAGACGTGCCTGTACGGGCACAGCGACGCGGTCACGTGTTTGGcggctagccccgcctacaacCTCGTCGTGAGCGGCAGTCGCGACGGTCTGCTATTAGTGTGGGACGTAGAACGCGGCGCGTACGTACGCCAGTTGAAACCGCCCATCGCGACCGTATCGCTGCCGCCCGTGTCCGCGCTGGCTATTGATGATATCACG GGTGACATAGCGACGTGTGCGGGCAGCTGGCTGCACGTGTGGTCTATCAACGGCACGCTGTTGGGCGGGGCAGACGCCGGCGGCGAGCGCGCGCAGATCCTGTGCGTCGCATTCAGCCAGACGCGAGAGTGGGACCCGCTCAACGTGGTGATTACGGGCTCCGGTGATGGCGTTGTTAGG ATGTGGTCTATTGAATACGTTCTGAAGACGGATGATCACGATACTACGGCAGAAATTGATGAAGCTGACAGTTTACAAAAAGACAAAACTTTGGAGAGCGGTGAGCAGACCACCCTCGAGATCGATAGCGTAGACAAAGAAGACGAATCACAGAGCAAAACGGAAACTGAGTCAGAGAGGGACGCAGCATTAAAGAGGGTGGAAGCATTGGTGAAACAAATGAGTTTGTCACAGGAACAAGAAG TACATTTAACGAAATCTGGATCGGAGAGTTCTTTATCGGACGTGGGAGAGACGACTAGCGCCAAGGAATCAGCGAGGAGGCACGACGAGAAAGATATATGCAGCGACGAAGAAACACATACAGACCACGTCGATTCCTGCGAAGAGGGTAAAGAATATGACAACGAGAAGGACACGGGTGCGGACAGAGATGACACTAGTGCAGATAGAGATGACACAAATGCAGACAGAGATGACGCGATTGCGGACAAAGACAACGTTACGCACCGGACCAAGTTGCAAAAGCAGGGCAATGTGGTACTGCGTCGCAAGTCAAAAACTAACCCCCTGTACCGCAAAA GTGGCGGCAGCATCGGCGACAGTAGCGAGTCCGGTTCAGTGGACATGGCGGTGCCGGCGGAGGGTGAGGGGGGGTTGCGGCCGAGCAAGTCCGACACTTCGCTCACGGACTCATTCGTTGTGCTCGCTGCGCCCgagcccgccccgccccccgcgccacGCCCAGTCGCTGAACCTGCACCAG AGGGCGGTCAGTGGGTGCGTCGTCTGGTGCTGCGCGGCAAGCTGACGATGCACACGGCGTTCGAGCGGCGCGACAACGCCACGCCCGCCGCCGTCACCGCGCTCGCTGCGGCGCGCTCCGGACGCGGTCTCGCGGTCGGCGACGGACGGGGACGG ATATTCCGATGGTCGGCGCCGGACATGACGAGCGCTGCGGGCGCGAAGGGCGGCCCCGCGGACCACTGGATTCGCGATGACACCGCACCATTCTGCACGCAATGTCAG GTCCGCTTCACGGCTCTAGAGCGGCGGCACCACTGCCGCGAGTGCGGCGCGGTGTTCTGCGGCCGCTGCTCGCGGTACGAGGCGCCGGTGCGTCGCCTGCGTGCGCTGCGGCCCGTGCGCGTCTGCCAGCGTTGTCACGACAACATACACGCCTCGCGGGATTAA